A single window of Archangium gephyra DNA harbors:
- the murC gene encoding UDP-N-acetylmuramate--L-alanine ligase produces MTNTRPARPASLFKTRHAAHVHFVGIGGIGMSGIAEVLLNQGYKVSGSDLKASDITRRLQGMGATIFEGHRAENLVHADVVVISSAVRKDNPEVVTARQRKIPVIPRAEMLAELMRLKYAVAVAGSHGKTTTTSMVATVLSAAGLDPTAVVGGKVNVLDSNARLGQSELMVVEADESDGSFLHLHPSITVVTNIDPEHMDHYGTLDNLKDAFTAFCNRVPFYGLNVLCLDNPNVQSLLPRLEKRFVTYGSSHMADYRLEGIRLEGFTTRFEAFRRDEPLGEFRVRMVGAHNALNALAVIAVAEEMDIPLDVVRSALSEFGGVQRRFTVRGEVAGVTVVDDYGHHPTEVQATLAGARRAFGRRIVVAFQPHRYTRTHDLLKEFATSFNDADVVFVSSVYAAGEERIPGATGDALADAVRAHGHRDVTFVEKRTDLARTLLPRLREGDIVLTLGAGDITQVGPELVELLKQHGTAKGD; encoded by the coding sequence GTGACGAACACCCGCCCCGCCAGGCCCGCGAGCCTCTTCAAGACGCGCCACGCCGCGCATGTGCACTTCGTGGGCATCGGCGGCATCGGCATGAGCGGCATCGCCGAGGTGCTGCTCAACCAGGGCTACAAGGTGTCCGGCTCGGACCTCAAGGCCAGCGACATCACCCGCCGCCTGCAGGGCATGGGCGCCACCATCTTCGAGGGCCACCGCGCGGAGAACCTCGTCCACGCGGACGTCGTCGTCATCTCCTCGGCGGTGCGCAAGGACAACCCCGAGGTCGTCACCGCGCGCCAGCGGAAGATTCCCGTCATCCCCCGCGCGGAGATGCTCGCCGAGCTGATGCGGCTCAAGTACGCCGTCGCCGTCGCCGGCAGCCACGGCAAGACGACAACCACCTCCATGGTCGCCACCGTCCTGTCCGCCGCGGGCCTGGACCCCACGGCCGTGGTGGGCGGCAAGGTGAACGTGCTCGACTCCAACGCCCGGCTGGGCCAGAGCGAGCTGATGGTGGTGGAGGCCGACGAGAGCGACGGCAGCTTCCTGCACCTGCACCCGTCCATCACCGTGGTCACCAACATCGACCCGGAGCACATGGACCACTACGGCACGCTGGACAACCTGAAGGACGCCTTCACGGCCTTCTGCAACCGCGTGCCCTTCTACGGCCTCAACGTCCTGTGCCTGGACAACCCCAACGTCCAGTCCCTGCTGCCGCGCCTGGAGAAGCGCTTCGTCACCTACGGCAGCTCGCACATGGCGGACTACCGGCTGGAGGGCATCCGGCTGGAGGGCTTCACCACCCGCTTCGAGGCCTTCCGGCGCGACGAGCCGCTCGGTGAGTTCCGCGTCCGCATGGTGGGCGCGCACAACGCCCTCAACGCCCTGGCCGTCATCGCCGTGGCCGAGGAGATGGACATCCCCCTGGACGTGGTGCGCAGCGCCCTGTCCGAGTTCGGCGGCGTGCAGCGGCGCTTCACCGTGCGCGGCGAGGTGGCCGGCGTCACCGTGGTGGACGACTACGGGCACCACCCCACCGAGGTGCAGGCCACGCTCGCGGGCGCCCGTCGCGCCTTCGGCCGGCGCATCGTCGTGGCCTTCCAGCCCCACCGCTACACGCGCACCCATGACTTGCTGAAGGAGTTCGCCACCTCCTTCAACGACGCGGACGTCGTCTTCGTCTCCAGCGTCTACGCCGCGGGCGAGGAGCGCATCCCCGGCGCCACCGGTGATGCCCTGGCCGACGCCGTTCGCGCCCACGGCCACCGGGACGTCACCTTCGTGGAGAAGCGCACCGACCTGGCCAGGACGCTGCTGCCCCGGCTGCGCGAGGGCGACATCGTCCTCACCCTGGGCGCCGGCGACATCACCCAGGTGGGCCCCGAGCTCGTCGAGCTCCTCAAGCAACACGGCACGGCGAAGGGCGACTAG
- the murG gene encoding undecaprenyldiphospho-muramoylpentapeptide beta-N-acetylglucosaminyltransferase produces MKVLIAGGGTGGHLYPGIALAEEVVTRHHANKVVFVGTERGLEARVVPREGYPLETIRAQGLKGKGLLGLIKGLLALPMAFVESIRILQRQKPDVVVGVGGYASGPVVLAAALMGIPTAVQEQNALPGLTNKVLGRFVRVVFTAFEDAARFFPSRKVQLVGNPIRRKLMENFLRSRVAHEKFSLLVFGGSLGARGINQRMIDALDHLQDIKDQLHIIHQTGKNDLETVRKGYADKGFDGQAQVVEYIEDMSSAYAKAELVVCRAGATTLSELTVAKKASILVPFPFATDNHQEVNAHALVKAGAALMFRESELTGQQLATEIRRLKDDPEKRRQMEKKAGLLGRPEAAKELADVLVDLMVKTYGPFGRAEARGEDPNPKKPKKSNGGEKPPGGGETQAGGNEKQV; encoded by the coding sequence GTGAAGGTGCTCATCGCGGGAGGCGGTACGGGCGGTCATCTCTACCCGGGCATCGCCCTGGCCGAAGAGGTGGTGACGCGCCACCACGCCAACAAGGTGGTGTTCGTGGGCACCGAGCGCGGTCTCGAGGCCCGCGTGGTTCCCCGCGAGGGCTACCCTCTGGAGACCATCCGGGCGCAGGGCCTCAAGGGCAAGGGCCTGCTGGGCCTCATCAAGGGCCTGCTCGCGCTGCCCATGGCCTTCGTCGAGTCCATCCGCATCCTCCAGCGCCAGAAGCCGGACGTGGTGGTGGGCGTGGGCGGCTACGCCAGCGGCCCGGTGGTGCTCGCCGCGGCGCTGATGGGCATCCCCACCGCCGTGCAGGAGCAGAACGCGCTGCCGGGGCTCACCAACAAGGTGCTCGGCAGGTTCGTGCGCGTCGTCTTCACCGCCTTCGAGGACGCCGCCCGCTTCTTCCCCTCGCGCAAGGTGCAGCTCGTCGGCAACCCCATCCGCCGCAAGCTGATGGAGAACTTCCTGCGCTCGCGCGTGGCGCACGAGAAGTTCTCCCTGCTCGTCTTCGGCGGCAGCCTCGGCGCCCGCGGCATCAACCAGCGGATGATCGACGCGCTGGACCACCTCCAGGACATCAAGGACCAGCTCCACATCATCCACCAGACGGGCAAGAACGACCTGGAGACGGTGCGCAAGGGCTACGCGGACAAGGGCTTCGACGGCCAGGCCCAGGTGGTGGAGTACATCGAGGACATGTCCAGCGCCTACGCCAAGGCGGAGCTCGTCGTCTGCCGGGCGGGCGCCACCACGCTCTCGGAGCTGACGGTGGCCAAGAAGGCCAGCATCCTCGTTCCCTTTCCCTTCGCCACGGACAACCACCAGGAGGTCAATGCCCATGCGCTGGTGAAGGCGGGTGCGGCCCTCATGTTCCGCGAGTCGGAGCTGACCGGGCAGCAGCTGGCCACGGAGATCCGCCGCCTCAAGGACGACCCGGAGAAGCGCCGCCAGATGGAGAAGAAGGCGGGCCTGCTGGGGCGTCCCGAGGCCGCCAAGGAGCTGGCGGACGTGCTCGTGGACCTGATGGTGAAGACGTACGGTCCCTTCGGCCGGGCCGAGGCTCGCGGGGAGGACCCCAACCCGAAGAAGCCCAAGAAGTCCAACGGTGGCGAGAAGCCTCCCGGCGGCGGCGAGACGCAGGCTGGCGGCAACGAGAAGCAGGTCTGA
- the ftsW gene encoding putative lipid II flippase FtsW, whose product MKAIAAPSSAPVRFDPLLLCAVLSLVSLGLVMVYSASAVMAQDKLGDSLYFLNRQLVAAGMGVVAMAVGMKVGWRRLARFAYPLLLVTLVLLVLVLIPGIGTTAGGARRWIRFPGFGLQPAEVAKVAWVVYLSYSLAKKREKVASFSVGFLPHLMLCGLLVGLCMLQPDFGSSVLLVFLLFALLFAAGTKLSYLVGSVLLALPLAYAAVASSPYRMKRVLAFLDPWAHRHDIGYQVAESLMSIGSGGLTGLGLGDGRQKLFFLPEAHTDFIFAIIGEELGLVGVVLLVSLYGIVIWRGIRASLAAPEAFGTYLGLGLTCIIAFQATVNMCVAMGLLPTKGLTLPFVSYGGTSLVVLMGAAGVLLSLSASAEGAGNRTLRSGGDMREVAA is encoded by the coding sequence ATGAAGGCTATCGCCGCTCCGTCCTCCGCCCCGGTGCGGTTCGACCCGCTGCTCCTGTGTGCCGTGCTGTCGCTCGTGTCGCTCGGCCTGGTGATGGTGTACTCGGCGAGCGCCGTCATGGCCCAGGACAAGCTGGGTGACAGCCTCTACTTCCTCAACCGGCAGCTGGTGGCGGCCGGCATGGGCGTGGTGGCGATGGCGGTGGGGATGAAGGTGGGCTGGCGCCGGCTGGCGCGGTTCGCGTATCCGCTGCTGCTGGTGACGCTGGTGCTGCTGGTGCTGGTGCTCATCCCGGGCATCGGCACCACGGCGGGCGGCGCGCGGCGGTGGATCCGCTTCCCGGGTTTCGGCCTGCAGCCGGCCGAGGTGGCCAAGGTCGCCTGGGTCGTCTATCTCTCCTACTCGCTGGCGAAGAAGCGCGAGAAGGTGGCCAGCTTCTCCGTGGGCTTCCTGCCGCACCTGATGCTGTGCGGCCTGCTGGTGGGCCTGTGCATGCTGCAGCCGGACTTCGGCAGCTCGGTGCTGCTGGTGTTCCTGCTCTTCGCGCTCCTGTTCGCCGCGGGCACGAAGTTGAGCTACCTGGTGGGCTCGGTGCTGCTGGCGCTGCCCCTGGCGTACGCGGCCGTGGCCAGCAGCCCCTACCGCATGAAGCGCGTGCTGGCCTTCCTGGATCCCTGGGCCCACCGCCACGACATCGGCTACCAGGTGGCCGAGTCCCTCATGTCCATCGGCTCGGGCGGCCTCACCGGCCTGGGCCTGGGAGATGGCCGGCAGAAGCTCTTCTTCCTCCCCGAGGCCCATACGGACTTCATCTTCGCCATCATCGGCGAGGAGCTGGGGCTCGTGGGCGTGGTGCTGCTGGTGTCGCTCTACGGCATCGTCATCTGGCGCGGCATCCGCGCGAGCCTCGCGGCCCCGGAGGCGTTCGGCACGTACCTGGGCCTGGGCCTCACCTGCATCATCGCTTTTCAGGCCACGGTAAATATGTGCGTGGCCATGGGGTTGTTGCCCACTAAAGGACTGACGCTTCCCTTCGTGTCCTACGGAGGCACCTCGCTGGTGGTGCTCATGGGTGCGGCCGGTGTATTGCTCTCGCTCAGTGCCAGCGCGGAGGGTGCTGGCAACCGGACCCTGCGCTCCGGCGGTGACATGAGGGAGGTGGCGGCGTGA
- the murD gene encoding UDP-N-acetylmuramoyl-L-alanine--D-glutamate ligase: MTPDLKDRKVVVYGLAKSGLAAIRLLRAQGARVTALDARTEEALGETGRELKAQGVTLVTGPTPPGLLESQQLVVVSPGVPLALPEIQKARAAGVPVWGEVELAWRYLSHLPFIGITGTNGKSTTTALTGELFSRSGRRTFVGGNLGRPLAEAALSPGDWEALVVELSSFQLEGIDSLRPRGSTILNLTPDHIDRYASHEAYGEAKARIFRNQAQGDFVVVNADDAHVLRLAEAAKVPVYGFSLTGRPVAAAPTLAGMAVAQPGGFRFEGAGDKGETFTLTNRALRGAHNAQNAMAAALLARLAGVAHEAVQAGLDSYPGLPHRLESVRVLDGVEWVNDSKATNVDSVLVALRAFQKDVLLIAGGKGKGAPYQPMVDEGRGKVKGVLTIGQDAGTIAQAYEGSCPVYACETLAEAVRRARALARSGDTVLLSPACASYDQFQNFEHRGDTFKRLVGEL, translated from the coding sequence ATGACGCCCGACCTGAAGGACCGGAAGGTAGTGGTGTATGGGCTCGCCAAGAGCGGGCTGGCCGCCATCCGTCTGCTGCGGGCGCAGGGCGCGCGGGTGACGGCGCTGGACGCTCGCACCGAGGAGGCGCTGGGCGAGACGGGGCGCGAGCTGAAGGCGCAGGGCGTGACGCTCGTCACCGGCCCCACGCCACCGGGGCTGCTGGAGTCGCAGCAGCTCGTGGTGGTGAGCCCGGGCGTTCCGCTGGCGCTGCCGGAGATTCAAAAGGCGCGCGCCGCGGGCGTTCCCGTCTGGGGCGAGGTGGAACTGGCCTGGCGCTACCTCTCGCACCTGCCGTTCATCGGCATCACCGGCACCAACGGGAAGAGCACCACCACGGCGCTCACTGGTGAGCTCTTCTCGCGCAGTGGCCGGCGCACCTTCGTGGGCGGCAACCTCGGGCGCCCGCTGGCCGAGGCGGCCCTGTCTCCCGGCGACTGGGAGGCCCTGGTGGTGGAGCTCTCCAGCTTCCAGCTCGAGGGCATCGACAGCCTGAGGCCCCGGGGCTCCACCATCCTCAACCTCACGCCGGACCACATCGACCGGTACGCGAGCCACGAGGCCTACGGCGAGGCCAAGGCCCGCATCTTCCGCAACCAGGCACAGGGTGACTTCGTCGTGGTGAACGCGGACGACGCGCACGTGCTGCGGCTGGCCGAGGCCGCCAAGGTGCCCGTCTACGGCTTCAGCCTCACCGGGCGACCGGTGGCCGCGGCGCCCACGCTGGCGGGCATGGCGGTGGCGCAGCCCGGCGGCTTCCGTTTCGAGGGGGCAGGGGACAAGGGCGAGACCTTCACCCTCACCAACCGCGCGCTGCGCGGGGCCCACAACGCGCAGAACGCCATGGCGGCGGCGCTGCTGGCGCGGCTGGCGGGCGTGGCGCACGAGGCGGTGCAGGCCGGACTGGACAGCTACCCGGGCCTGCCGCACCGGCTGGAGAGCGTGCGCGTGCTGGACGGCGTGGAGTGGGTGAACGACTCCAAGGCCACCAACGTGGACTCGGTGCTGGTGGCCCTGCGCGCCTTCCAGAAGGACGTGCTCCTCATCGCCGGTGGCAAGGGCAAGGGCGCTCCCTACCAGCCCATGGTCGACGAGGGCCGCGGCAAGGTGAAGGGCGTGCTCACCATCGGCCAGGACGCCGGGACCATCGCCCAGGCGTACGAGGGCAGCTGTCCCGTGTACGCCTGCGAAACGCTCGCGGAAGCTGTACGGCGGGCCAGGGCCCTGGCAAGATCCGGCGACACTGTACTTTTGTCGCCCGCATGCGCCTCCTACGATCAATTCCAGAACTTCGAGCACCGGGGCGACACGTTCAAACGCCTCGTCGGGGAACTCTGA
- the mraY gene encoding phospho-N-acetylmuramoyl-pentapeptide-transferase, translating into MLLLIYEWIQGTDAARLLNFLRYPTFRIVAAAVASLLLGMFVGPRLIARLRLKQHGQSNVREDTPDTHQKKKGTPTMGGALILMCIAFGTFMFADLKSRAVWAALVLTMGYGFIGFLDDWLKLSKRNSKGLAGRYKMVLQTVFYLVAIFGIMCTWTGPDGGFTGPRLLIDTKLTLPFVPTRWFNPDFGWFYVFFAWIVVVGTSNAVNLTDGLDGLAIMPTIIAASTFAILCYVAGSLTRIADVETVNGVTRLVGVPLWRYLGVPEVPGGAELAVFCASIVGAGISFLWFNAYPASVFMGDIGSLALGGALGGLAVLSKNEVVSAIIHGVFFAEILSVMIQVTSFKLTGKRVFKMAPVHHHFELKGMAEPKIIVRFWIVAILCGGVAILSLKLR; encoded by the coding sequence GTGCTGCTCCTCATCTACGAGTGGATTCAGGGCACGGACGCGGCCCGGTTGCTGAACTTCCTGCGCTACCCCACCTTCCGCATCGTCGCGGCGGCGGTGGCCTCGCTGCTGCTGGGCATGTTCGTCGGCCCGAGGCTCATCGCCCGGCTGCGCCTCAAGCAGCACGGGCAGAGCAACGTGCGCGAGGACACCCCGGACACGCACCAGAAGAAGAAGGGCACGCCCACCATGGGTGGCGCGCTCATCCTCATGTGCATCGCGTTCGGCACCTTCATGTTCGCGGACCTGAAGAGCCGCGCGGTGTGGGCGGCGCTGGTGCTGACGATGGGCTACGGCTTCATCGGCTTCCTGGATGACTGGCTCAAGCTGTCCAAGCGCAACTCCAAGGGGCTGGCCGGCCGGTACAAGATGGTCCTCCAGACGGTCTTCTACCTGGTGGCCATCTTCGGGATCATGTGCACGTGGACGGGGCCGGACGGGGGCTTCACGGGGCCCAGGCTGCTCATCGACACGAAGCTCACGCTGCCCTTCGTGCCCACGCGCTGGTTCAACCCGGACTTCGGCTGGTTCTACGTGTTCTTCGCGTGGATCGTCGTGGTGGGCACGTCCAACGCCGTCAACCTGACGGACGGTCTGGACGGCCTGGCCATCATGCCGACCATCATCGCGGCCTCCACCTTCGCCATCCTCTGCTACGTGGCGGGCTCGCTGACGCGCATCGCCGACGTGGAGACGGTGAACGGCGTGACGCGGCTGGTGGGTGTGCCCCTGTGGCGCTACCTCGGCGTCCCCGAGGTGCCCGGCGGCGCGGAGCTGGCCGTCTTCTGCGCCAGCATCGTGGGCGCCGGCATCTCCTTCCTCTGGTTCAACGCCTACCCGGCCTCCGTCTTCATGGGGGACATCGGCTCGCTCGCGCTGGGCGGTGCCCTCGGCGGGCTGGCGGTGCTGTCCAAGAACGAGGTGGTGTCCGCCATCATCCACGGGGTCTTCTTCGCGGAGATCCTCAGCGTGATGATCCAGGTGACGTCCTTCAAGCTCACCGGCAAACGCGTCTTCAAGATGGCGCCGGTGCACCACCACTTCGAGCTGAAGGGCATGGCCGAGCCGAAGATCATCGTCCGCTTCTGGATCGTCGCCATCCTCTGTGGAGGCGTGGCGATTCTGTCGCTCAAGCTTCGGTAG
- a CDS encoding UDP-N-acetylmuramoyl-tripeptide--D-alanyl-D-alanine ligase — MAVRFTDEQVVQATGATRRGVKPAAEFTAVCTDTRALVPGCLFVALQGERFDAHDFLAQAASAGAAGAVVKKGRALPQLPESLAAGLALYEVEDTLAALGGLGRAHRERFRIPVGAVGGSNGKTTTKEMVGAILSVRGPALKTEGNLNNEVGVPLTLFRLEPSHVAAVVEMGMNRPGEMTRLTRVSKPDAAVITIIQPEHLEGLGSIEGVAEAEGEMFRELPPEAVAVVNVDDPLIPPQAARSRAKKLTFGRAAHADVRLAGVTPRGREGLAVTVHYQGRDWPVKLSFIGEHNALNATGAFALAVALGYSPEECVKGLEAARPYARRLNVVDGLHGVTVVDDCYNANPASMAAALDTLRSLVQPGGRKVAVLGDMLELGPGELEEHAQLGTLAAGKAELVAFFGPRSRKGYEAAGLGHNAAHFTEVEPLLAWLQPQLKAGDVVLVKASRGMRLERVVAGLTGAAAPGGSH, encoded by the coding sequence ATGGCCGTACGATTCACGGACGAGCAGGTGGTGCAGGCGACCGGGGCCACCCGTCGCGGCGTCAAGCCGGCGGCGGAGTTCACGGCCGTCTGCACCGATACGCGGGCCCTGGTGCCCGGGTGCCTCTTCGTGGCGCTGCAGGGTGAGCGCTTCGATGCACACGACTTCCTCGCGCAGGCCGCCAGTGCAGGGGCGGCCGGCGCCGTGGTGAAGAAGGGCAGGGCGCTCCCCCAACTCCCCGAGAGCCTGGCCGCCGGCCTGGCTCTCTATGAGGTGGAGGACACCCTGGCGGCGCTCGGTGGACTGGGGCGCGCGCACCGCGAGCGCTTCCGGATTCCGGTGGGCGCCGTGGGTGGCTCCAACGGGAAGACGACCACCAAGGAGATGGTGGGCGCCATCCTGTCCGTACGGGGTCCCGCGCTGAAGACGGAGGGCAACCTCAACAACGAGGTGGGGGTGCCCCTGACGCTGTTCCGCCTGGAGCCGTCGCACGTGGCGGCCGTGGTGGAGATGGGGATGAACCGTCCCGGGGAGATGACGCGGCTCACCCGCGTGTCGAAGCCGGACGCGGCCGTCATCACCATCATCCAGCCCGAGCACCTGGAGGGGCTGGGCAGCATCGAGGGCGTGGCCGAGGCGGAGGGCGAGATGTTCCGCGAGCTCCCGCCCGAGGCCGTGGCCGTGGTGAACGTGGATGACCCGCTCATTCCGCCGCAGGCGGCGCGCAGCCGGGCGAAGAAGCTCACCTTCGGCCGGGCCGCCCACGCGGACGTGCGGCTGGCGGGCGTCACGCCTCGGGGCCGCGAGGGGCTGGCCGTCACGGTGCACTACCAGGGCAGGGACTGGCCGGTGAAGCTGTCCTTCATCGGCGAGCACAACGCCCTGAACGCCACGGGCGCCTTCGCGCTGGCGGTGGCCCTGGGCTACTCCCCCGAGGAGTGCGTGAAGGGCCTGGAGGCGGCGAGGCCGTACGCGCGCCGGCTCAACGTGGTGGACGGCCTGCACGGCGTGACCGTGGTGGACGACTGCTACAACGCCAACCCGGCCTCCATGGCCGCGGCGCTGGACACGCTGCGCTCGCTGGTGCAGCCCGGTGGCCGGAAGGTGGCGGTGCTCGGGGACATGTTGGAGCTGGGGCCCGGCGAGCTGGAGGAGCACGCGCAGCTGGGCACGCTGGCGGCGGGCAAGGCGGAGCTGGTGGCCTTCTTCGGGCCGCGCTCGCGCAAGGGTTACGAGGCGGCGGGACTGGGCCACAACGCGGCGCACTTCACCGAGGTGGAGCCGCTGCTGGCCTGGTTGCAGCCTCAGTTGAAGGCAGGCGACGTGGTGCTGGTCAAGGCGAGCCGTGGCATGCGGCTCGAGCGGGTCGTGGCGGGCCTCACGGGTGCCGCCGCGCCTGGAGGTAGCCACTAG